From the Canis lupus baileyi chromosome 37, mCanLup2.hap1, whole genome shotgun sequence genome, one window contains:
- the LOC140626137 gene encoding uncharacterized protein gives MYSLESNHYAEPTMKEWGIRLFGTLLHGRFPETEVGSTSGKLLEPGCWNCNVVFMFTVLWFDGRGSLLAPPPVGTGPDASSLATAGGLSCRGVRARRTAAPGRAESKLPETKPCVEGTRGFYPALTLQSPQGGALPRRKTRLFLPGVRPQARVVTARHPHFTGHEINPRGQEGTQDPHTRGGATWAAARGRRSPAAGRWSRPTCVWTAGLQEGQRAPPGLNPSRLSPETDLLWDFALRALCTPRPLCHGARCQKLKREFQLSWDSLSSEVEIHPVREERCRGQRVWGSMV, from the exons aTGTACTCTTTGGAAAGCAACCACTATGCAGAGCCCACAATGAAAGAGTGGGGAATTAGATTATTTGGAACTCTTCTGCATGGGCGATTCCCTGAGACTGAGGTTGGTTCTACATCAGGAAAGCTACTGGAGCCAGGCTGTTGGAACTGCAATGTAGTCTTCATGTTCACTG TCCTGTGGTTTGACGGCCGGGGATCGCTTCTGGCCCCTCCGCCCGTGGGGACCGGTCCGGACGCGTCCAGCCTCGCGACCGCAGGAGGTCTTTCCTGCCGAGGAGTTCGCGCCAGGCGCACAGCCGCTCCCGGAAGAGCCGAGTCAAAACTTCCAGAGACAAAACCCTGCGTGGAAGGCACTCGAGGTTTCTATCCTGCTCTTACGCTTCAGTCTCCGCAGGGCGGAGCGCTTCCCCGGAGGAAAACGCGCCTCTTTCTCCCCGGGGTCCGGCCCCAGGCCCGTGTCGTGACGGCACGTCATCCACACTTTACAGGTCATGAGATTAACCCGCGAGGGCAGGAGGGAACGCAAGACCCGCACACGCGAGGCGGCGCCACCTGGGCAGCCGCACGGGGCAGGCGGAGCCCGGCCGCCGGCAGGTGGAGCCGCCCTACCTGCGTCTGGACCGCGGGGctgcaggaagggcagagggcgCCACCAGGGCTGAACCCGTCTCGTCTGTCCCCAGAAACCGATTTGCTTTGGGATTTTGCACTAAGAGCCCTGTGCACGCCAAGGCCCCTGTGTCACGGGGCCAGATGTCAAAAACTAAAACGCGAATTTCAGCTTTCTTGGGACTCCCTGAGCTCAGAGGTGGAGATCCATCCTGTCAGGGAGGAGCGCTGTCGGGGCCAGCGAGTGTGGGGTTCCATGGTGTAA